Proteins encoded within one genomic window of Paramisgurnus dabryanus chromosome 13, PD_genome_1.1, whole genome shotgun sequence:
- the LOC135727824 gene encoding fibroblast growth factor receptor 1-A-like, with the protein MPKLKDIFVILLVFYIYPGKCNVFYQEAGQDLSLKCEVPDRTDMVWKLNNNLIIAIDGKKGTSRKGSSFRQNKHYISGDTLKITKLEKGDSGYYSCAEKGFRVHVVSVFADPGTVLLQSSEVKLRCDGADTNHVQWLRPPNGDRYHENKPEIILKSVTSKDEGQWTCMVQGLKINITLTVVGLQSQEHIEVPAGGDVVLPCSLPKITSRHVVGGKWTAKHLQDLDVSFGTTDDKHNLRWKGQNTSKAVFTSGQLSINYDIKLIKVQSTDAGEFVCTVNFDGGTELTASTMLKVLPGTSVSGGKVVNNVKGKTPSEGPWTKDVYGVQLWVWIAVGASSVVLIGLIISTVLVQQRNKRMKKRVRKLRSMRQPLTAKDYCQCNRSHGEVELAKQVRPVPITRQQRNAHNKPNSYN; encoded by the exons ATGCCAAAATTGAAGGACATCTTTGTGATCCTACTTG tgttTTACATATATCCAGGgaaatgtaatgtgttttatCAGGAAGCTGGGCAGGATTTGTCCTTAAAATGTGAGGTACCTGACAGAACAGATATGGTATGGAAACTGAACAATAATCTCATCATTGCCATTGACGGGAAAAAAGGAACTTCACGAAAGG gtTCTTCATTTAGgcaaaataaacattacataaGTGGAGACACTTTGAAGATAACCAAGCTGGAAAAAGGTGACTCTGGATATTACTCCTGTGCAGAGAAGGGATTTCGTGTGCATGTTGTGTCAG TCTTTGCTGACCCAGGAACGGTGCTTCTCCAGTCTAGTGAAGTCAAATTGCGCTGTGATGGAGCAGACACCAATCATGTACAGTGGCTGAGACCCCCTAACGGTGACCGATATCATGAAAACAAGCCAGAAATTATCCTGAAATCCGTGACCTCAAAAGATGAAGGCCAGTGGACATGTATGGTCCAGGGCTTGAAGATAAATATAACATTGACTGTTGTTG GTCTCCAATCCCAAGAACATATTGAGgtgcctgcagggggcgatgTAGTTCTGCCCTGTTCTCTACCAAAGATCACATCTCGCCATGTAGTAGGTGGAAAATGGACGGCGAAGCACCTTCAAGACCTAGATGTCTCATTTGGAACCACAGATGACAAACATAACTTACGCTGGAAAGGCCAGAATACATCAAAAGCTGTATTTACAAGTGGACAGCTCAGCATCAACTATGATATCAAGCTGATAAAA GTACAGTCTACGGATGCTGGCGAGTTTGTGTGCACAGTGAATTTTGATGGTGGAACGGAGCTCACTGCCAGTACGATGTTAAAAGTTTTGCCTGGCACTTCAG TATCAGGTGGAAAGGTCGTCAACAATGTCAAAGGGAAAACACCAAGTGAAGGACCATGGACCAAAGATGTTTATGGTGTACAGTTGTGGGTCTGGATTGCTGTTGGAGCAAGTTCTGTGGTTTTGATTGGACTTATTATCTCGACTGTTCTTGTCCAACAAAGGAACAAACGAATGAag AAGCGAGTGAGAAAACTGAGATCTATGCGACAACCTCTTACAGCCAAAGACTACTGCCAGTGCAACAG ATCTCATGGAGAGGTGGAATTAGCAAAGCAGGTGAGGCCAGTTCCCATCACCAGACAACAGCGTAATGCACACAACAAACCAAATTCTTATAACTGA